TTTTCCGTCTCAGCTGACGCCAAGCCCGAGCTGACCGTTACCCTCAAGTATTTCGAGGGCAAGCCGGTTATCGAGTCTATCAAGCGGGTCAGCCGTCCGAGTCTGCGCCAATACAAAGGCGCTGGGGAACTGCCGAAGGTTGCCGGCGGTCTGGGTATTGCCATCGTGTCGACGTCCAGGGGCGTCATGACCGATCGCGCCGCGCGTCAAGCCGGCGTGGGTGGCGAAGTCATCTGCACCGTATTTTAGGAGTTACACATGTCCAGGGTTGCCAATAATCCTGTCGTGCTGCCTTCCGGTGTTGAGGTTAAGCTGAGCGGACAGGAAATCAATGTGAAGGGCTCCAAGGGAGCGCTTCAGTTCACCATCCACGACGCGGTCGAGGTAAAGCAGGAAGAGAATGTCCTGCGGTTTGCCGCTCGTGATGGCGCAAAACAGTCTCGTGCCCTTGCCGGTACCACCCGTGCACTGGTCAACAACATGGTGACCGGCGTAAGCGCTGGCTTCGAGCGTAAGCTCCAGCTGGTAGGCGTCGGCTACCGTGCCCAGGCGCAGGGTAAAAAGCTCAATCTGACTCTGGGTTTCTCTCACCCGGTTGAGTACGAGCTGCCCGAAGGTATCACGGCTGAAACACCGTCTCAGACCGAAGTCGTGATTCGGGGTATCGATAAGCAACAGGTTGGCCAAGTCGCAGCTGAAATCCGCGCTTACCGTCCGCCCGAGCCCTATAAGGGTAAGGGTGTTCGTTACGCGGATGAGCTGGTCAGACGTAAAGAAGCCAAGAAGAAATAAGGCGGGACTATGAGCGCGAATAACGAAAGATTGCGTCGCGCACGTAAAGTGCGCATGAAGATCCGTGAGCTGGGCGCCAATCGTCTCTGTGTACATCGTACGCCGCGGCATATGTACGCTCAGGTTACGACTGCAGACGGCAGTAAGGTTCTGGCTTCTGCCTCCACGCTGGACAAGGAATTGCGCCAGGGTGCGACCGGCAACGTGGAAGCTGCCAAGAAAGTCGGTCAGCTCATTGCTGAGCGTGCCAAGGCAGCCGGTATTGAGCAGGTTGCATTCGACCGTTCCGGCTATCGCTATCATGGTCGCATTCAGGCGTTGGCCGATGCGGCGCGTGAAGCTGGCCTGCAATTCTAAGAGGTGGAGAAGATGAGCGTGAATGATCAGAAAGCGCCTGAGCTCCAGGAAAAGCTGGTTCAGGTCAACCGCGTCGCGAAAGTAGTGAAAGGCGGTCGTATTTTTGCCTTCACTGCGCTGACTGTGGTTGGTGATGGTAAGGGTCGTGTAGGCTTCGGTCGTGGCAAGGCGCGTGAAGTGCCGGTTGCGATCCAGAAAGCGATGGAAGCAGCACGTAAGAACATGGTTGACGTACCGCTGAAGGGGAACACCTTGCAGTACCCGGTTCGCGCTACTCACGGCGGATCCAAGGTGTACATGCAACCGGCGTCCGAAGGTACCGGTATCATCGCCGGTGGTGCGATGCGCGCGGTGCTCGAAGTTGCCGGTGTTCAGAACGTCCTGTCCAAGTGTTACGGCTCGACCAATCCGGTCAACGTGGTCCGTTCCACTATCAAGGGTCTCCAGGCCATGAAAGCGCCTGAAGATGTTGCAGCCAAGCGCGGCAAGACCGTGGAAGATATTCTGGGTTGAAGTCATGGCGAACAAGACAATGAAAGTCACACTGACCCGCAGCCCGATCGGCTGTCAGCCCAAGCACAAAGAGTGCGTCAAGGGCCTGGGTCTACGTAAGATCGGTCATACCGTCGAGCTGGAAGATACCCCTTCCACGCGCGGTATGGTGAACCGTATTAATTACATGGTTCGGGTGGAGGATAACTAAGATGCGTCTTAACGAACTTAGTCCGGAACCCGGTTCACGTCCATCCGCGAAGCGGGTTGGTCGCGGTATCGGTAGCGGTCTCGGTAAAACCGGCGGCCGTGGTCATAAAGGTCTGAAATCACGTTCAGGCGGTAGCGTAGCGCCGGGCTTTGAAGGCGGTCAGCAGCCACTGGCTCGCCGTCTGCCGAAGTTCGGCTTTACCTCTCGCCAAGCCCGTTTCGAGGCGGAAATCCGCCTCAACGAGCTGGCGAAGGTCGATGGCGACGTGGCCGACCTGGAAGCGCTGAAGAAGGCGGACATCATCCGCGAAGAGATTCGTGCGGCGAAAGTCATTCTTTCCGGTGAGCTGACCCGTCCGGTTACGGTCAAGGGTCTGAAGGTCACCAAAGGCGCGCGTGAAGCCATCACGGCTGCAGGCGGAAAAATCGAAGACTAAGGCGAGTCGGGGACATAATGGCCAAGACAGCATCAATGCCGGCGGGAGTCGGGAAAGGATTTGCAGAGCTGCGTTCGCGGCTCTGGTTCGTATTCCTGGCGCTTCTGGTGTACCGCATCGGTGCCCATATTCCGGTACCGGGTATTAATCCTGATCGCTTGGCAGCCTTGTTTGATCAGAACCAGGGGACCATCCTGGGCCTGTTTAACATGTTCTCTGGTGGTGCCCTCGAGCGGATGAGTATCTTCGCGCTGGGCATCATGCCTTACATTTCGGCCTCAATTATCATGCAGCTCATGACTGCGGTCAGTCCGCAGCTTGAGCAGCTGAAGAAAGAGGGCGAAGCTGGTCGTCGCAAGATCAGTCAGTACACGCGCTACGGCACCGTATTGCTTGCCCTGGTTCAGGGTCTCGGTATTTCCGTGGGTCTGGCCTCCCAGGGCGTTACGTTCAACGACAGTTTCAGTTTCCACTTTGTGGCTGTGGTGTCGTTTGTCAGTGGTGCGGTGTTCATGATGTGGCTGGGCGAGCAGATCACCGAGCGCGGTATCGGTAACGGTATCTCCCTCTTGATCTTTGCCGGGATCGTCGCTGGTCTGCCTGGTGCCATCGGACAGACCCTTGAGCAGGCTCGTAGTGGTGAGATGAGCCTCCTGGTGGTGCTCGGCATCGCTGTGCTGGCCATTGCTGTTGTAGGCTTCGTGGTCTTCATGGAGCGTGGGCAGCGTCGTCTGACGATCAACTACGCCAAGCGTCAGCAGGGCCGCCGGGTGTTTGCCCAGCAGTCCAGCCATCTGCCGCTCAAGGTCAACATGGCCGGTGTTATCCCGCCGATCTTCGCTTCTTCTATCCTGCTGTTCCCAGCGTCGCTGGGTCAGTGGTTCGGTCAGGGCGAAGGCATGGAGTGGCTGGGTAGTCTGTCGCAGGCGTTGGCGCCGAGCCAGCCGCTGTACATCATCCTGTTCGCGGCGGCGGTGATCTTCTTTTGCTTCTTCTATACAGCGCTGATGTACAATCCGCGCGAAGTTGCAGACAACCTCAAGCGTTCAGGCGCATTCATACCGGGAATTCGTCCGGGTGAGCAGACTGCGAAGTATATTGATGGTGTACTGACTCGTCTGACGTTGTTTGGTGCCCTGTACATCACGGCAGTGTCGCTGTTCCCGCAATTCCTGATGGTGGCGGGTAACGTTCCGTTCTATCTGGGTGGAACTTCACTGCTGATTGTAGTTGTGGTCGTGATGGATTTCATGGCACAGGTTCAGTCTCATCTGATGTCCCATCAGTATGAGTCGCTGATGAAAAAGTCCAATCTCAAGGGCTATGGTCGGGGCTGACTGAGTCAGTCCCCCGGTAACACTGGAGTCGACAATGAAAGTACGCGCTTCGGTAAAGAAAATTTGCCGTAACTGCAAAGTCATTCGTCGCAATGGCTCGGTTCGAGTCATCTGCACGGAACCTCGTCACAAGCAGCGTCAGGGCTGATATCCAAGCGATATCATTCTGGAACGCAAAGGGGCGAAATGATGGTGCTTGATCTTTAATCGATCAAGGGCTATCATTTCGCGCCCTTTTTGTGGCGGAAAATTCACACAGCAAAGCTTTGAACGCGGAGTAATTTGGATGGCACGTATAGCCGGTGTCAATATACCCGATAACAAACATGCTGTTATCTCACTGACTTACATCTTTGGAGTTGGTAAGACTGCAGCACAGAAGCTTTGCGATGCAGCCGGCATCAAGCCGGACGCCAAGGTCAAGGACCTTAGCGACGATCAGGTTGAAGCGCTTCGTACCGAAGTGGGCAAGCTGACTGTTGAAGGTGATCTGCGTCGTGAAGTTCAGATGAACATTAAGCGTTTGAAGGATCTGGGCTGCTTCCGTGGTCTGCGTCATCGTCATGGACTTCCCGTCCGTGGCCAGCGCACCAAGACCAACGCTCGCACCCGCAAAGGTCCTCGCAAACCGATTCGCAAGTAACAGGTAGGCAAACATGGCAAAGCCAGGTACACGTACCCGTAAAAAGGTGAAAAAGACGGTTGTTGATGGCGTCGCGCACATCCACGCGTCCTTCAACAACACGATCGTGACCATTTCTGATCGTCAGGGCAATGTCCTGTCCTGGGCCACTTCTGGTGGTTCCGGCTTCCGTGGGTCACGCAAGAGCACACCTTTTGCTGCGCAGGTAGCAGCTGAAAGAGCCGGTAACGCGGCTGCTGAATACGGCCTTAAAAACCTGGATGTAGAGGTTAAGGGTCCTGGGCCCGGACGTGAATCCGCTGTACGCGCGCTGAATGGCTGCGGGTACAAGATTACCAACATCACTGATGTCACGCCGATTCCGCACAACGGCTGCCGTCCGCCCAAGAAGCGCCGCGTGTAAGACAGGAGACAGTGAAGTATGGCACGTTACATAGGTCCAAAATGTAAGCTGTCTCGTCGTGAAGGGACAGACCTTTTTCTGAAGAGCGGCGTTCGCGCACTCGATTCAAAGTGCAACATCGAAACCCCTCCGGGTATGCACGGTGCGCGCCGCGGTCGTTTGTCTGAGTACGGCGTACAGCTCCGCGAAAAGCAAAAAGTTCGTCGTATCTACGGCGTACTCGAGAAACAGTTCCGGAACTACTACAAGGAAGCAGCCCGCATCAAGGGCGCGACAGGTGAGAACCTGCTGCAGCTTCTGGAAGGTCGTCTGGACAATGTCGTTTACCGCATGGGTTTTGGTTCGACCCGTGCAGAAGCACGTCAGCTTGTCTCTCACAAGGCCATTCTGGTGAATGATAGCGTCGTGAACGTTCCGTCCTATCAGGTCAAGCCGGGTGACGTGGTCAGCGTTCGCGAGAAGGCGAAGAACCAGTTGCGCGTAAAAGGCGCCCTGGATCTCGCGGGCAATCGCGCCCCTGTGAGCTGGGTAGAGGTCGACGCCAACAAGATGTCCGGCGTTTACAGGTCAATCCCTGAGCGGACTGAACTGCCGGCCGACATCAACGAGAACCTCATCGTCGAGCTTTACTCCAAGTAAGGCCTGAGTTAGCAACGAGAGCAGATAGGGGCGTCTATGCAGCGTTCAGTACATGAGTTATTGACACCTCGTACCATCGACGTAAAAGAATTGGGCAAGACGCACGCCAAGGTTACGCTGGAGCCCCTGGAAAGGGGCTTCGGTCACACTCTGGGTAGTGCACTTCGCCGGATACTCTTGTCTTCCATGCCGGGCTGCGCCATTACCGAAGCGCAGATCGACGGTGTGCTGCATGAGTACAGTGCGATTGAGGGTGTCCAGGAAGACGTCATCGAGATTCTGCTGAATCTCAAGGGCGTTGCCGTCAAGATGGGCAGCCGCGATGAAGCGGAACTGTCTGTCAGCAAGAAAGGTCCGGGTGTTGTAACCGCGGCTGATATTCAGCTTGATCACGATGTCGAGATCACCAATCCCGACCACGTGATCTGTCACCTGAGTGAAAAGGGTGAGCTGAACATGCGCTTGAAAATAGCGCGTGGCCGTGGCTACGAAGCTGCTGACCAGCGTGGTCTTGACGACGACGAGACCCGTGCCATCGGACGCCTTCAGCTGGACGCCACGTACAGCCCGGTTCGCCGCGTTTCCTACGCTGTAGAGAATGCGCGTGTCGAGCAACGTACGGATCTGGATAAGCTGGTTATTGATCTGGAGACCAACGGTACGATCGACCCGGAAGAGGCGATCCGTCGTGCCGCGACCATCCTCCAGCAGCAATTGGCTGTGTTCGTTGACTTCGATCATGAGAAGGAGCCGGAGCGCGTAGAGGAAGAGGAAGAAGTCGATCCTATCCTGCTGCGTCCGGTTGATGATCTGGAGTTGACTGTGCGTTCAGCGAACTGCCTGAAAGCTGAAAACATTTACTACATCGGCGATCTAATTCAGCGGACTGAAGTTGAGCTGCTGAAGACGCCTAACCTGGGTAAGAAGTCGCTAACCGAAATTAAGGACGTGCTGGCCTCTCGTGGTCTGTCCCTGGGTATGCGACTCGACAACTGGCCGCCGGCAAGCCTTCGTGGCGATGACCGGGTTCTGGGCGGTTGATCGCCGTATTGGTAGTTTAAGGTAAGGAATCAGAGCAATGCGTCATCGTAAGAGTGGTCGTAAGTTCAGCAGGACCAGCGCGCATCGCAAGGCCATGTTCCGCAACATGACTGCGTCGCTGGTTGAGCACGAGTTGATCAAAACCACCCTGCCCAAAGCGAAAGAGCTTCGCCGTGTGGCAGAGCCTTTGATCACACTGTCCAAAAATGATTCGGTAGCCAATCGTCGTCTGGCGTTCTCTCGCCTGCGTGACGATGCGGCCGTTGCCAAGCTGTTTGACGAGCTGGGCCCGCGTTATACCGATCGTCCGGGTGGATACCTGCGCATCCTGAAGTGCGGTTTCCGTGCCGGCGACAACGCGCCCATGGCTTTTGTAGAGCTGGTAGGTCGTCCGTTGGATATCGAAGCTGAAGAAGTGGACGACGACGAAGAGTAAGTTCTTCATCGTGGTCAAAAAAAACCGGAGCCAGGCTCCGGTTTTTTTATGTCTGTCTATTTGCCTGGTACCGGCCAGGCAAGGGGGAGCCGAACTAGCCGGCTTCCGTTTCCACTTTGGATTTCTCGTTCTTGCCGCTTCGGGCGCGCTTGAGCAAGGGTTTGAGATAGCGTCCGGTATGGGAGCGCTCAATGCTGGCGACCTCTTCGGGAGTGCCCTCGGCGATGATCTCACCGCCGCCACTGCCGCCTTCTGGCCCCAAGTCGACAATCCAGT
The window above is part of the Marinobacter nanhaiticus D15-8W genome. Proteins encoded here:
- the rpsE gene encoding 30S ribosomal protein S5, with translation MSVNDQKAPELQEKLVQVNRVAKVVKGGRIFAFTALTVVGDGKGRVGFGRGKAREVPVAIQKAMEAARKNMVDVPLKGNTLQYPVRATHGGSKVYMQPASEGTGIIAGGAMRAVLEVAGVQNVLSKCYGSTNPVNVVRSTIKGLQAMKAPEDVAAKRGKTVEDILG
- the rpmD gene encoding 50S ribosomal protein L30, coding for MANKTMKVTLTRSPIGCQPKHKECVKGLGLRKIGHTVELEDTPSTRGMVNRINYMVRVEDN
- the rplF gene encoding 50S ribosomal protein L6, with the translated sequence MSRVANNPVVLPSGVEVKLSGQEINVKGSKGALQFTIHDAVEVKQEENVLRFAARDGAKQSRALAGTTRALVNNMVTGVSAGFERKLQLVGVGYRAQAQGKKLNLTLGFSHPVEYELPEGITAETPSQTEVVIRGIDKQQVGQVAAEIRAYRPPEPYKGKGVRYADELVRRKEAKKK
- a CDS encoding DNA-directed RNA polymerase subunit alpha, which gives rise to MQRSVHELLTPRTIDVKELGKTHAKVTLEPLERGFGHTLGSALRRILLSSMPGCAITEAQIDGVLHEYSAIEGVQEDVIEILLNLKGVAVKMGSRDEAELSVSKKGPGVVTAADIQLDHDVEITNPDHVICHLSEKGELNMRLKIARGRGYEAADQRGLDDDETRAIGRLQLDATYSPVRRVSYAVENARVEQRTDLDKLVIDLETNGTIDPEEAIRRAATILQQQLAVFVDFDHEKEPERVEEEEEVDPILLRPVDDLELTVRSANCLKAENIYYIGDLIQRTEVELLKTPNLGKKSLTEIKDVLASRGLSLGMRLDNWPPASLRGDDRVLGG
- the rplO gene encoding 50S ribosomal protein L15, with translation MRLNELSPEPGSRPSAKRVGRGIGSGLGKTGGRGHKGLKSRSGGSVAPGFEGGQQPLARRLPKFGFTSRQARFEAEIRLNELAKVDGDVADLEALKKADIIREEIRAAKVILSGELTRPVTVKGLKVTKGAREAITAAGGKIED
- the rpsD gene encoding 30S ribosomal protein S4; translation: MARYIGPKCKLSRREGTDLFLKSGVRALDSKCNIETPPGMHGARRGRLSEYGVQLREKQKVRRIYGVLEKQFRNYYKEAARIKGATGENLLQLLEGRLDNVVYRMGFGSTRAEARQLVSHKAILVNDSVVNVPSYQVKPGDVVSVREKAKNQLRVKGALDLAGNRAPVSWVEVDANKMSGVYRSIPERTELPADINENLIVELYSK
- the rpsM gene encoding 30S ribosomal protein S13, with the protein product MARIAGVNIPDNKHAVISLTYIFGVGKTAAQKLCDAAGIKPDAKVKDLSDDQVEALRTEVGKLTVEGDLRREVQMNIKRLKDLGCFRGLRHRHGLPVRGQRTKTNARTRKGPRKPIRK
- the rplR gene encoding 50S ribosomal protein L18, translated to MSANNERLRRARKVRMKIRELGANRLCVHRTPRHMYAQVTTADGSKVLASASTLDKELRQGATGNVEAAKKVGQLIAERAKAAGIEQVAFDRSGYRYHGRIQALADAAREAGLQF
- the rpmJ gene encoding 50S ribosomal protein L36, with translation MKVRASVKKICRNCKVIRRNGSVRVICTEPRHKQRQG
- the secY gene encoding preprotein translocase subunit SecY, which produces MAKTASMPAGVGKGFAELRSRLWFVFLALLVYRIGAHIPVPGINPDRLAALFDQNQGTILGLFNMFSGGALERMSIFALGIMPYISASIIMQLMTAVSPQLEQLKKEGEAGRRKISQYTRYGTVLLALVQGLGISVGLASQGVTFNDSFSFHFVAVVSFVSGAVFMMWLGEQITERGIGNGISLLIFAGIVAGLPGAIGQTLEQARSGEMSLLVVLGIAVLAIAVVGFVVFMERGQRRLTINYAKRQQGRRVFAQQSSHLPLKVNMAGVIPPIFASSILLFPASLGQWFGQGEGMEWLGSLSQALAPSQPLYIILFAAAVIFFCFFYTALMYNPREVADNLKRSGAFIPGIRPGEQTAKYIDGVLTRLTLFGALYITAVSLFPQFLMVAGNVPFYLGGTSLLIVVVVVMDFMAQVQSHLMSHQYESLMKKSNLKGYGRG
- the rpsK gene encoding 30S ribosomal protein S11, which encodes MAKPGTRTRKKVKKTVVDGVAHIHASFNNTIVTISDRQGNVLSWATSGGSGFRGSRKSTPFAAQVAAERAGNAAAEYGLKNLDVEVKGPGPGRESAVRALNGCGYKITNITDVTPIPHNGCRPPKKRRV
- the rplQ gene encoding 50S ribosomal protein L17, which produces MRHRKSGRKFSRTSAHRKAMFRNMTASLVEHELIKTTLPKAKELRRVAEPLITLSKNDSVANRRLAFSRLRDDAAVAKLFDELGPRYTDRPGGYLRILKCGFRAGDNAPMAFVELVGRPLDIEAEEVDDDEE
- the rpsH gene encoding 30S ribosomal protein S8 gives rise to the protein MSMQDTLADMITRIRNAQMASKADVTMPSSKMKVSVAQVLKDEGYVQDFSVSADAKPELTVTLKYFEGKPVIESIKRVSRPSLRQYKGAGELPKVAGGLGIAIVSTSRGVMTDRAARQAGVGGEVICTVF